One region of Peromyscus eremicus chromosome 4, PerEre_H2_v1, whole genome shotgun sequence genomic DNA includes:
- the Surf4 gene encoding surfeit locus protein 4: MGQNDLMGTAEDFADQFLRVTKQYLPHVARLCLISTFLEDGIRMWFQWSEQRDYIDTTWSCGYLLASSFVFLNLLGQLTGCVLVLSRNFVQYACFGLFGIIALQTIAYSILWDLKFLMRNLALGGGLLLLLAESRSEGKSMFAGVPTMRESSPKQYMQLGGRVLLVLMFMTLLHFDASFFSIVQNIVGTALMILVAIGFKTKLAALTLVVWLFAINVYFNAFWTIPVYKPMHDFLKYDFFQTMSVIGGLLLVVALGPGGVSMDEKKKEW, translated from the exons atgggCCAGAACGACCTGATGGGCACGGCCGAGGACTTCGCCGACCAG TTCCTGCGAGTCACCAAGCAGTACTTGCCTCATGTGGCACGCCTCTGTCTGATTAGCACCTTCTTGGAGGATGGCATTCGCATGTGGTTCCAGTGGAGTGAGCAACGTGACTATATTGACACCACGTGGAGCTGTGGCTACCTGTTGGCCTCATCCTTCGTATTCCTCAACCTCCTGGGACAGTTGA CTGGCTGTGTTTTGGTGCTGAGCAGGAACTTCGTGCAGTATGCCTGCTTTGGGCTGTTCGGAATCATCGCACTGCAG ACAATTGCCTACAGCATTTTGTGGGACTTGAAGTTTCTGATGAG GAACCTGGCTTTAGGAGGAGGTTTGCTGCTGCTCTTGGCAGAGTCCCGCTCAGAAGGGAAGAGCATGTTTGCTGGTGTTCCCACCATGCGTGAGAGCTCCCCCAAGCAGTACATGCAACTTGGAGGACGGGTCCTGCTGGTCCTGATGTTCATGACCCTCCTTCACTTTGATGCCAGCTTCTTTTCT ATCGTCCAGAACATTGTGGGCACAGCTCTGATGATCTTAGTAGCCATTGGTTTTAAAACCAAGCTGGCAGCTTTGACTCTCGTCGTCTGGCTGTTCGCCATCAACGTATATTTCAACGCCTTCTGGACAATCCCAGTCTATAAACCCATGCATGACTTCCTGAAATATGACTTCTTCCAGACCATGTCAGTGATTGGAGGCCTGCTCCTGGTGGTGGCTCTCGGCCCAGGGGGTGTCTCCATGgatgagaagaagaaagagtggTAA